One stretch of Thermococcus sp. 21S9 DNA includes these proteins:
- a CDS encoding glucose-1-phosphate thymidylyltransferase, with amino-acid sequence MKALILSGGHGTRLRPLTYSQQKQLIPVANKPVLFYAIEDVIEAGIHEIGIIVGPNAEQVKETVMSRDWDAEIEFIYQGDPKGLAHAILVARDFLGDDDFVMYLGDNILREGIVRHREHFEKGNYDASILLTEVPDPRQFGVAELSEDGKTIKRLVEKPKNPPSNLALVGIYFFKPVIHEAVRNIKPSWRNELEITDAIQWLIDHGYRVGWTKVTGWWKDTGKPEDLLDANRLILDDLKPDVRVQTKARIHGRVVIGEGSEIDENTVIKGPVIIGRNVRIRNSYIGPYTSIGDNVIIENTEIEDSIVLPDSEIRNAGRIVESVIGRGVKILKGNTHPLGKKLVVGDNSRIIL; translated from the coding sequence ATGAAGGCGCTAATCCTATCCGGAGGCCATGGAACCCGACTTAGACCCTTAACCTACTCCCAGCAAAAGCAACTAATCCCAGTTGCAAACAAACCCGTCTTATTCTACGCAATAGAGGATGTTATCGAGGCGGGCATACACGAAATTGGAATAATAGTCGGTCCAAATGCCGAGCAGGTAAAAGAGACCGTCATGAGCAGGGATTGGGACGCGGAGATAGAGTTCATCTATCAGGGTGACCCGAAGGGTCTGGCCCACGCAATCCTCGTTGCAAGGGACTTTCTGGGCGACGATGACTTTGTCATGTATCTTGGCGACAACATCTTGAGGGAGGGCATAGTCAGACATAGGGAACACTTCGAGAAGGGAAACTACGACGCGAGCATACTCCTAACTGAGGTCCCAGACCCAAGGCAGTTTGGCGTCGCCGAGCTGAGTGAGGATGGAAAAACTATTAAGAGGCTCGTTGAGAAGCCAAAGAACCCGCCGAGCAACCTCGCACTGGTCGGGATATACTTCTTCAAGCCCGTAATCCACGAGGCGGTGAGGAACATAAAGCCCTCATGGAGAAACGAGCTTGAGATTACCGACGCCATCCAGTGGCTCATCGACCACGGCTACAGGGTAGGATGGACCAAGGTCACGGGTTGGTGGAAGGACACGGGGAAGCCAGAGGATTTGCTTGACGCCAACCGGCTCATACTCGACGACTTGAAACCAGACGTGAGAGTCCAAACCAAGGCAAGGATTCATGGAAGGGTCGTCATCGGGGAGGGAAGCGAGATAGACGAGAACACGGTCATAAAGGGTCCCGTAATAATCGGTAGAAACGTCAGAATCAGGAACTCATACATAGGGCCGTACACCAGCATCGGTGACAACGTCATCATCGAGAACACAGAGATAGAAGACTCAATAGTCCTCCCGGACAGTGAAATCCGGAACGCAGGCAGAATCGTCGAAAGCGTCATCGGCAGGGGTGTTAAGATTCTAAAGGGCAACACACACCCCCTTGGAAAGAAACTCGTCGTTGGTGACAATTCAAGGATAATACTGTGA
- a CDS encoding flippase, with protein MPDEVAGELGRAARGGAIALIGLIASAIFGFLTRAIVGRVYGPEQYGVYNLAFTVFTITLIVVMMGFPMGMQRQVSYFLSKKPEKVKELIGTALTLILITSTLGMVVLEVLRGALPKYIGGDGLLKELLEILAISLPISATLSVLISISQGFKRVREYTIYGKIIAPLLYTLLIALTGVILNMPIHYIVGAYVISQGITLTLVIRDLKVAGILPGKPYFSGRMARAIVLFSIPLMMSGIINLVMTWTDTLMLGHYLSSDIVGIYNAAAPLARFIPVFLSAMTVIYNPIVTRFYTEGRVQEISEFYSAITKWILLLTFPLFLLLFTYPKAVITALFGVKYVEAWKPLMVLSAGFLVHSIVGPNGLTLISIGKPSKEMTGNLLGAIINVVLNTTLIPLYGMMGASIATASAYVVANVYKLSVLRRYGISPFSASYTKTLILGTVITAVALTTSTSNIFIALGLTGVFTIGFYALCLITGTFEQRDIEIIRIASERFNLNLERVITLMEKLERK; from the coding sequence ATGCCAGACGAGGTAGCAGGGGAACTGGGGAGGGCCGCAAGGGGGGGAGCAATAGCCCTCATCGGGCTCATAGCCTCGGCGATATTTGGTTTTCTGACCAGGGCTATAGTGGGGAGGGTTTACGGGCCCGAACAGTACGGAGTCTATAACCTTGCCTTCACGGTGTTCACCATAACTCTGATTGTCGTCATGATGGGCTTTCCGATGGGAATGCAGAGGCAGGTTTCATATTTCTTGTCAAAAAAACCAGAGAAAGTCAAGGAATTAATCGGAACAGCCTTAACGCTGATTCTCATAACATCAACACTTGGAATGGTTGTGCTTGAGGTTCTTAGGGGGGCATTACCCAAGTACATTGGGGGAGATGGATTATTAAAGGAACTGCTTGAAATCCTCGCCATTTCGCTTCCAATCTCGGCAACACTAAGCGTGCTGATTTCAATAAGTCAGGGGTTCAAGAGGGTCAGGGAGTACACTATTTATGGAAAAATCATCGCACCCCTCCTGTACACGTTACTTATTGCACTAACCGGAGTCATTCTCAACATGCCCATTCACTATATCGTTGGTGCCTACGTTATATCTCAGGGCATAACATTAACACTTGTGATACGCGACCTAAAAGTTGCAGGAATACTCCCTGGAAAGCCATATTTCTCAGGGAGAATGGCAAGGGCAATCGTGCTGTTTTCGATTCCATTAATGATGTCGGGGATAATAAACCTTGTAATGACCTGGACGGACACCTTGATGTTGGGGCATTATCTCAGTAGTGATATAGTTGGAATATACAACGCCGCCGCCCCCCTGGCCAGGTTCATCCCGGTGTTTCTCTCGGCAATGACTGTAATATACAATCCCATCGTTACCCGGTTCTATACTGAAGGCAGGGTACAAGAAATCAGTGAATTTTATAGTGCCATAACAAAATGGATATTGCTCCTAACTTTCCCCCTCTTCCTTCTCTTATTCACATATCCAAAGGCCGTAATAACAGCACTGTTTGGAGTTAAGTACGTTGAGGCCTGGAAACCGTTGATGGTGCTATCTGCAGGGTTCTTAGTGCATTCCATAGTTGGCCCGAATGGGTTAACGTTAATATCCATCGGAAAACCCTCAAAGGAGATGACAGGGAATCTACTTGGAGCTATAATTAACGTTGTTTTAAACACGACATTAATTCCTTTGTATGGCATGATGGGTGCCTCCATAGCAACTGCCTCTGCATACGTTGTTGCGAACGTTTACAAACTGAGTGTGCTGAGAAGGTATGGAATCTCCCCATTTAGCGCCAGTTACACAAAAACACTCATTCTGGGCACGGTCATAACTGCAGTGGCTTTAACAACATCAACTAGCAACATATTCATAGCCTTGGGCTTGACAGGAGTATTTACAATTGGATTCTATGCTCTATGTCTTATTACCGGGACTTTCGAGCAGAGGGATATAGAGATAATTAGAATAGCGTCCGAGAGATTTAATCTTAACCTCGAAAGAGTAATAACTTTAATGGAGAAGTTAGAGAGGAAGTAA
- a CDS encoding sulfatase → MPITEMVSRIKPLKRMLYPLYRLKKEHQHRREFEQRLRKIQNINVEINDPLNVILVTADCLRFKNTSLKGYKRDTTPFLSSLRNSGKAIAGAPWTHPSVASIMTGMYPHNHGAYIHSKVRNFDNPRAIKGIRKRFITLTEIAGLNDYEVYFATSIAVATFPMKGRAPVRLYPGETIGEVIVSDFFKWLDKIGNKNFFAYIHLGDTHQPLNPPRRFRNYFGKVENLKNIEIWAFQKPHEQRGKAFERFKENKILLYDNTIRYVDYLFEKIYRELERRGLLDNTIIVFTADHGEEFWEHAELEAKNFYDPRGVYGVGHGHNVFNEIIEVPLAVDGAVKGSLKLNNRPLIDLFPTILKLWKTEVPYKLDGHPLDEKPRQFIISEATGYGYEKKAFIVKGLKFLYAPDDSVEWVFITNKDPQESNPLKDTDITESMRKKLLSILARDEVRNKLGR, encoded by the coding sequence ATGCCCATAACCGAGATGGTCTCCAGGATTAAACCACTAAAGCGGATGCTATATCCTCTGTATCGGCTAAAGAAGGAACACCAACACCGACGTGAGTTCGAGCAGAGACTTAGAAAGATTCAAAACATCAACGTGGAGATAAATGACCCCCTTAACGTTATCCTAGTAACTGCAGACTGTCTTCGATTTAAAAACACAAGTCTAAAAGGATACAAAAGAGACACAACACCGTTTTTATCTTCATTAAGGAACTCCGGAAAAGCCATTGCAGGTGCCCCATGGACACATCCCTCAGTGGCATCGATAATGACTGGGATGTACCCTCACAATCACGGAGCATACATCCACTCAAAGGTGAGAAACTTCGACAACCCTCGTGCTATCAAAGGGATACGGAAGCGATTCATCACCCTGACTGAGATAGCCGGGTTGAACGACTATGAAGTTTACTTCGCGACATCGATAGCTGTGGCCACATTCCCAATGAAAGGACGGGCGCCGGTTCGGCTGTATCCCGGAGAGACCATAGGGGAGGTCATTGTATCCGATTTTTTCAAATGGCTCGATAAAATAGGAAACAAGAACTTTTTTGCATACATTCATCTTGGGGATACTCATCAACCATTAAACCCTCCCAGAAGGTTCAGGAACTACTTTGGAAAGGTTGAAAACCTGAAAAATATTGAAATCTGGGCATTCCAAAAACCGCATGAACAGCGTGGAAAAGCATTTGAGAGGTTCAAAGAAAATAAAATTCTACTGTATGACAACACAATTAGATACGTCGACTATCTCTTCGAGAAAATCTACAGGGAGCTTGAGAGAAGGGGTCTCCTCGACAATACAATAATAGTGTTTACTGCAGACCATGGCGAAGAGTTCTGGGAGCATGCGGAACTTGAAGCCAAGAACTTCTACGACCCCAGGGGCGTGTATGGTGTCGGTCACGGCCATAATGTGTTCAATGAAATCATTGAGGTACCCCTAGCAGTGGATGGGGCAGTAAAGGGTAGCTTAAAGCTAAACAACAGGCCCCTAATCGACTTGTTCCCAACAATACTTAAATTATGGAAGACAGAGGTACCATACAAACTCGATGGACATCCTCTTGATGAAAAACCCAGACAATTTATAATAAGCGAAGCCACAGGATATGGATATGAGAAAAAGGCCTTCATAGTAAAAGGATTAAAATTTCTTTATGCTCCAGATGACAGTGTCGAGTGGGTGTTTATCACGAATAAAGACCCCCAGGAAAGCAATCCTTTAAAAGACACAGATATCACTGAGAGCATGCGCAAAAAACTTCTCTCAATACTCGCGAGGGATGAGGTTAGAAACAAACTGGGGCGCTGA
- a CDS encoding sulfite exporter TauE/SafE family protein, translating to MNPAFVGLGFVVGFLIGLTGVGGGSLMTPSLIFLGVEPLTAVGTDLLYATVTRVFGVLFHGKKGHVRKDIALRLLAGSVPAVLIGGYAVRHIPKDVLNRYLTLILGIILVVTAVLSLLKGEIRLSLRPRWAYVYLLGFIVGLTVQFTSVGAGVIISFTLMNVARINPREVVGTTILYGLVLSAMSFLSYAEMGSVDYALAGTLIAGTIPGVYLGTHVNAKVDKERLKRVINVIILIIGLVILTHSG from the coding sequence ATGAACCCCGCCTTCGTCGGCCTCGGATTCGTTGTGGGGTTTCTCATAGGGCTGACCGGCGTGGGCGGGGGCTCGCTCATGACTCCCTCCCTGATTTTCCTTGGTGTCGAGCCTTTAACGGCAGTAGGAACCGATTTGCTCTACGCAACTGTTACGAGGGTCTTCGGCGTTCTCTTCCACGGAAAGAAGGGCCACGTGAGGAAGGACATAGCGCTCCGCCTTTTGGCTGGAAGCGTTCCAGCGGTTTTGATTGGCGGTTACGCCGTGAGGCACATCCCCAAGGACGTCCTGAACCGGTATTTAACCCTCATTCTCGGCATCATTCTGGTCGTTACGGCCGTTCTGAGCCTGCTCAAAGGGGAGATTAGGCTTTCCCTAAGGCCGAGGTGGGCCTACGTCTACCTGCTCGGCTTCATTGTTGGACTGACGGTTCAGTTCACCTCGGTTGGAGCGGGCGTTATAATCAGCTTCACGCTCATGAACGTTGCCCGGATTAACCCGCGCGAAGTTGTAGGAACGACGATACTCTACGGGCTGGTCCTTTCGGCGATGAGCTTCCTGAGCTACGCCGAGATGGGGAGCGTCGATTACGCCCTAGCCGGGACGCTCATAGCGGGAACCATTCCCGGCGTTTACCTCGGCACTCACGTGAACGCTAAAGTTGATAAGGAGAGGCTTAAGAGGGTCATTAACGTCATAATCCTTATAATAGGGCTTGTTATACTGACACATTCAGGGTGA
- the cysC gene encoding adenylyl-sulfate kinase, whose amino-acid sequence MKNLEKGFTIWLTGPSGAGKTTLAVKLARKLREMGYRVEILDGDTIRKTLYPELGFSKEAREMHNRVVIHMAKLLSRNGVIAIVSLISPYRAVREYARKEIGNFIEVYVYAPLEVRIQRDPKGLYAKALRGEIKGLTGYDGVYEEPENPEVKVDSSKMTPEEEVEVVIEKARELGYLP is encoded by the coding sequence ATGAAGAACCTCGAGAAGGGCTTTACAATCTGGCTCACCGGGCCGAGCGGTGCCGGGAAGACGACTTTAGCGGTGAAGCTCGCGAGGAAGCTCAGGGAGATGGGCTACCGCGTTGAGATACTCGACGGAGATACCATAAGGAAAACGCTCTATCCTGAGCTGGGGTTCTCGAAGGAAGCGAGGGAGATGCACAACAGGGTTGTAATCCACATGGCGAAGCTACTCAGCAGGAACGGGGTCATTGCAATTGTCTCGCTCATCTCGCCGTACAGAGCCGTCAGGGAGTACGCGAGGAAGGAGATTGGCAATTTTATCGAGGTCTACGTCTACGCTCCCCTTGAGGTCAGGATTCAGCGTGACCCGAAGGGTCTCTACGCCAAAGCCTTGAGGGGCGAGATAAAGGGCCTCACCGGCTACGACGGCGTCTACGAGGAGCCGGAAAATCCCGAGGTGAAGGTGGACAGCTCCAAGATGACGCCGGAGGAAGAGGTGGAAGTGGTAATAGAGAAGGCCAGGGAGCTGGGCTACCTTCCGTGA
- a CDS encoding alkaline phosphatase family protein, which yields MFEEKVKEGMERTKKLFVIGLDSAPPELLFGKFYDELPNLRKLIERSIHGPMKTGIPAITIPMWMVMVTGKTPGELGLYGFRHRKGHSYTEYWIAHSKKVKEPTLWDHLGARGKKSIIVGVPPTYPPKPINGHLVSCFITPDASVDYTYPKELKGEIERLVGEYIFDVPFRKEAKDEVKEGLWEMTEKRFEVIRYLLQEKEWDYFHFVEIGLDRVHHAFWRYFDPNHHLYPGKGNEYENVIPDYWKLLDKEIGKTLELIDLDETAVMIVSDHGIKAMHGNFAVNQWLAEEGLLKVRNPKVLHDGKIKRFEQIKVDWKETVAWGWGGYYSRVFLNVKGRELFGKVPKSRFDEVREEVAELIRSIRGPNGEKWDNRVYFPEDIYPVARGNNPDIMVYFDNLNWRAAGTVGHPSNYLPENDTGPDDANHSEIGVFSLYLPGFDEAKQTQLTIYDVAPTVLTLFGLREEAEKLRGESILP from the coding sequence ATGTTCGAGGAGAAGGTTAAGGAGGGTATGGAAAGGACCAAGAAGCTCTTCGTCATCGGTCTCGACTCGGCTCCGCCTGAGCTACTCTTCGGGAAGTTCTACGACGAACTGCCGAACCTGAGGAAGCTCATAGAGCGCTCGATTCACGGGCCGATGAAGACGGGCATTCCGGCGATAACGATTCCTATGTGGATGGTCATGGTAACGGGCAAAACGCCGGGCGAACTCGGCCTCTACGGCTTCAGGCACAGAAAGGGCCACAGCTACACCGAGTACTGGATTGCCCACAGCAAGAAGGTGAAAGAGCCAACCCTCTGGGACCACCTCGGGGCGAGGGGAAAGAAGTCGATAATCGTCGGAGTCCCGCCAACTTACCCACCGAAGCCGATAAACGGCCACCTCGTCAGCTGTTTCATAACCCCCGATGCGAGCGTGGACTACACCTACCCGAAGGAGCTCAAGGGCGAGATTGAGCGCCTCGTCGGCGAGTACATCTTCGACGTCCCCTTCAGGAAGGAGGCCAAAGACGAAGTCAAGGAAGGCCTCTGGGAGATGACCGAAAAGAGGTTCGAGGTAATCCGCTACCTCCTTCAGGAGAAGGAGTGGGACTACTTCCACTTCGTCGAGATTGGCCTGGACAGGGTTCACCACGCCTTCTGGCGCTACTTCGACCCCAACCACCACCTCTACCCCGGAAAGGGCAACGAGTACGAGAACGTCATCCCCGACTACTGGAAGCTCCTCGATAAGGAAATCGGGAAGACGCTCGAGCTCATAGACCTCGACGAAACCGCTGTAATGATAGTTTCCGACCACGGCATAAAGGCGATGCACGGCAACTTCGCGGTCAACCAGTGGCTGGCTGAAGAGGGCCTCCTCAAGGTCAGAAACCCGAAGGTCCTCCACGACGGGAAAATCAAACGCTTCGAGCAAATTAAGGTTGACTGGAAGGAAACGGTAGCGTGGGGCTGGGGAGGCTACTACTCGCGCGTTTTCCTCAACGTGAAGGGCAGAGAACTTTTCGGCAAGGTTCCAAAGAGCAGGTTCGACGAGGTTAGAGAAGAAGTGGCCGAGCTTATACGCTCCATTAGAGGGCCTAACGGCGAGAAGTGGGACAACCGCGTCTACTTCCCCGAGGACATCTACCCGGTCGCGAGGGGCAACAATCCGGACATAATGGTCTACTTCGACAACCTCAACTGGCGCGCCGCCGGAACAGTTGGACACCCGAGTAACTACCTGCCCGAGAACGACACCGGACCTGACGACGCGAATCACTCGGAAATCGGCGTGTTCTCGCTCTACCTTCCGGGCTTCGACGAGGCAAAGCAGACCCAGCTGACAATCTACGACGTGGCCCCAACGGTGCTTACACTCTTCGGCCTGAGGGAGGAAGCCGAGAAGCTCAGGGGAGAGAGCATTCTCCCGTGA
- a CDS encoding DHH family phosphoesterase has protein sequence MNLIVHHWDTDGITSTALLVKALNLDDFTNMTSEIGEFRFDERIWGAIERAERLYVLDFNVPGEVERVKVPTLFIDHHSQPRIENPLVEQVNPSLEGSYYPSCSLVVSERFNLFNAWTALGAIGDIGERAFGLEWVKRLLEGEGLSKEESLRLVELMDSNYIAMDREGVEEAVKVLLSNPLKELLDYEPWVRKAEAIRESIEEAISGVEERNGFAFVRFESSYNIISKVARKLVWEMNYSGAVVINRNFHGKAQLYFRISPETVEKIDMKALIERVKKTGANAGGKREVLGCVCERGKVDEVLKLIEEQLGW, from the coding sequence GTGAACCTAATCGTCCACCACTGGGACACGGACGGGATAACCTCGACGGCACTTCTCGTGAAGGCGCTTAACCTCGATGACTTTACCAACATGACCTCTGAGATAGGCGAGTTCCGCTTCGACGAGAGAATCTGGGGGGCAATCGAGAGGGCCGAGAGGCTCTACGTTCTGGACTTCAACGTTCCGGGCGAGGTCGAGAGGGTTAAAGTCCCCACGCTCTTCATCGACCACCACAGCCAGCCGAGAATCGAAAACCCGCTCGTGGAGCAGGTGAACCCGTCGCTCGAAGGGAGCTATTATCCTTCGTGCTCCCTCGTGGTTTCCGAGAGATTCAACCTCTTCAACGCGTGGACCGCCCTCGGGGCAATCGGCGACATCGGCGAGAGGGCGTTCGGGCTTGAGTGGGTCAAGAGGCTTTTGGAGGGGGAAGGACTCTCAAAGGAAGAATCACTCAGACTCGTTGAGCTCATGGATTCAAACTACATAGCCATGGACAGGGAGGGCGTTGAGGAAGCCGTGAAGGTTCTCCTGAGCAATCCGCTCAAAGAACTCCTCGACTACGAGCCGTGGGTTAGAAAGGCGGAGGCGATAAGGGAGTCAATCGAGGAAGCCATTTCCGGCGTTGAGGAGAGAAACGGCTTCGCCTTCGTCCGCTTTGAGAGCTCCTACAACATAATCTCCAAAGTCGCCAGAAAACTCGTGTGGGAGATGAACTATAGTGGAGCGGTTGTTATCAACCGGAACTTCCACGGAAAGGCCCAGCTCTACTTCCGCATCTCGCCCGAAACGGTCGAAAAGATTGACATGAAGGCCCTGATAGAGAGGGTTAAGAAAACAGGCGCGAACGCGGGAGGAAAGCGGGAAGTTCTCGGTTGCGTCTGCGAGAGGGGAAAGGTTGATGAGGTTTTGAAGCTGATAGAGGAGCAACTGGGGTGGTGA
- the sat gene encoding sulfate adenylyltransferase, whose protein sequence is MVSKPHGGKLVRRIVAERTRERILSEQSEYPRVQIEHGRAIDIENIAHGVYSPLKGFLTSDDFGSVLDNMRLSNDLPWTIPIVLDVEKPNFDEGDAILLYYEDLPVARMHVEEIYTYDKKEFSVKVFKTDDPAHPGVARVMNMGDYLVGGEIELLNELPNPFAKYTLRPVETRVLFKELGWKTIVAFQTRNVPHLGHEYVQKAALTFVDGLFINPVLGRKKKGDYKDEVIIKAYEALFKHYYPKDSATLATVRYEMRYAGPREAIHHAIMRKNMGATHFIVGRDHAGVGDYYGPYEAWDLFDEFPDLGITPMFIREAFYCRKCGGMVNAKICPHGEEFHVHISGTKLRKMIMAGEQPPEYMMRPEVYEVVRSFENPFVE, encoded by the coding sequence ATGGTTTCAAAGCCCCACGGCGGAAAGCTCGTCAGGCGTATCGTCGCCGAGAGAACCCGCGAGAGGATTTTGAGCGAGCAGAGTGAATACCCCCGCGTTCAGATTGAACACGGTCGCGCTATAGACATCGAGAACATCGCCCACGGCGTTTACTCTCCGCTCAAAGGCTTCCTCACGAGCGACGACTTCGGGAGCGTCCTCGACAACATGCGCCTGAGCAACGATTTGCCCTGGACGATTCCGATTGTCCTCGACGTTGAAAAGCCAAACTTCGACGAGGGGGATGCAATCCTTCTCTACTACGAGGACCTCCCGGTAGCGAGGATGCACGTCGAGGAAATCTACACCTACGACAAGAAGGAGTTCTCCGTGAAGGTCTTCAAGACCGACGACCCGGCTCATCCCGGCGTGGCAAGGGTCATGAACATGGGCGATTACCTGGTCGGCGGTGAGATTGAGCTCCTCAACGAGCTACCAAATCCGTTTGCGAAGTACACCCTGAGGCCAGTTGAAACAAGGGTTCTCTTCAAGGAGCTCGGCTGGAAAACGATAGTGGCCTTCCAGACGAGGAACGTCCCGCACCTCGGCCACGAGTACGTGCAGAAAGCGGCGTTAACCTTCGTGGACGGCCTGTTCATCAACCCCGTCCTCGGGAGGAAGAAGAAAGGTGATTACAAGGACGAGGTCATAATAAAGGCCTACGAGGCCCTGTTCAAGCACTACTACCCGAAGGACAGCGCGACCCTCGCGACGGTTCGCTACGAGATGAGGTATGCAGGCCCAAGGGAAGCCATACACCACGCCATAATGAGGAAGAACATGGGCGCTACGCACTTCATCGTCGGTCGCGACCACGCGGGCGTTGGCGACTACTACGGCCCCTACGAGGCTTGGGACCTCTTTGATGAGTTCCCCGACCTCGGAATAACCCCGATGTTCATCAGGGAGGCCTTCTACTGCAGGAAGTGTGGCGGAATGGTCAACGCGAAGATATGCCCGCACGGCGAGGAATTCCACGTCCACATAAGCGGAACCAAGCTCAGGAAGATGATAATGGCCGGCGAGCAACCGCCGGAGTACATGATGCGCCCGGAAGTTTACGAGGTCGTCAGGAGCTTCGAGAACCCCTTTGTGGAATGA
- a CDS encoding CopG family transcriptional regulator produces the protein MMEMEEFVEVKIPKSLYDRIKERVEEAGFDSVDEYVTYVLREVLASLEEEEEEVFSEEEEEKVKERLRALGYLD, from the coding sequence GTGATGGAAATGGAGGAGTTCGTCGAGGTCAAGATTCCGAAGAGCCTCTACGACAGGATAAAGGAGCGCGTCGAGGAAGCTGGATTCGACAGCGTTGACGAGTACGTTACCTACGTCCTCAGGGAGGTCCTGGCAAGCCTCGAGGAGGAAGAGGAGGAAGTCTTCAGCGAGGAGGAGGAAGAGAAGGTCAAGGAGCGCCTTAGGGCCCTCGGCTACCTTGACTGA
- a CDS encoding PIG-L deacetylase family protein has protein sequence MFEDVNDFETAFKRLLDEVLEFDLSNPFDEVDKILCIEPHPDDCVIGLGGTIRKLTEAGKEVVYLCLTDGSMGTTDENVSAHELALIRKREEEESAKMLGVNRIIWLDYKDTELPYTVEARNQIIKVLRREKPEAVLAPDPWLPYEAHPDHVVAGRLALEAVSFSPLPNIVPSDVQLGIKPHQVEVFGFYYTSKPNYFVDITDVMELKLKAVRAHKSQFTDDVWEQWEPFLRTIALYYGKKAGTKYAEGLRFMPGLFLHITPFAELI, from the coding sequence ATGTTCGAGGACGTTAACGACTTTGAGACGGCGTTCAAGAGGCTTCTCGACGAGGTCCTCGAGTTCGACCTGAGCAACCCCTTCGATGAGGTGGATAAAATCCTCTGCATTGAGCCTCATCCCGACGACTGCGTAATCGGCCTGGGAGGAACGATAAGGAAGCTGACTGAGGCTGGTAAGGAAGTGGTCTACCTCTGCCTCACGGACGGCTCGATGGGAACGACCGACGAGAACGTCAGCGCCCACGAGCTGGCGTTAATCAGGAAGCGCGAGGAGGAAGAGAGCGCTAAGATGCTCGGCGTGAACAGGATAATCTGGCTTGACTACAAGGACACGGAGCTCCCCTACACCGTCGAGGCGAGGAACCAGATAATCAAGGTTCTCAGGCGGGAGAAACCAGAGGCCGTTCTGGCTCCGGACCCCTGGTTGCCCTACGAGGCCCATCCGGACCACGTGGTCGCTGGAAGGCTCGCCCTCGAGGCTGTATCTTTCTCTCCGTTGCCCAACATAGTTCCGAGCGACGTCCAGCTCGGCATAAAACCACATCAGGTCGAGGTCTTCGGCTTCTACTACACCTCCAAGCCCAACTACTTCGTCGACATCACGGACGTCATGGAGTTGAAGCTGAAAGCAGTTAGGGCTCATAAGAGCCAGTTCACCGACGATGTGTGGGAGCAGTGGGAACCGTTTTTGAGAACGATAGCACTTTATTACGGGAAAAAAGCGGGAACGAAGTACGCGGAAGGTCTGCGCTTCATGCCCGGCCTGTTCCTGCACATAACTCCCTTCGCAGAGCTCATTTGA
- a CDS encoding type II toxin-antitoxin system VapC family toxin, whose protein sequence is MPLPPDITFDSITLLKMHTARRKRQLEITLAKFNVSLSIITVYRYLSAKAYLKRNVERELEILKDIYNIVPLDDRIIAKGAQIEGQLLQRGVMLDLEDVLTASTAIVTNSLLVTDNPKRYEPMRQFGLDTMPLEKFLGELERIVKKELK, encoded by the coding sequence ATGCCACTGCCACCGGACATAACCTTCGACAGCATAACGCTCCTCAAGATGCATACCGCCAGGAGGAAGAGACAGCTTGAGATAACCCTCGCCAAGTTCAACGTCTCCCTGTCAATCATCACCGTCTACCGCTACCTCTCGGCCAAGGCCTACCTCAAGAGGAACGTCGAGAGGGAACTCGAAATCCTCAAGGATATCTACAACATAGTCCCCCTCGACGACAGGATAATAGCAAAGGGGGCCCAGATTGAGGGCCAGCTCCTCCAGAGGGGCGTCATGCTCGACCTTGAGGACGTGCTGACGGCCTCGACGGCGATAGTGACGAACAGCCTCCTCGTAACGGACAACCCGAAGCGCTACGAGCCGATGAGGCAGTTCGGCCTCGACACGATGCCCCTTGAGAAGTTCCTCGGCGAGCTCGAAAGGATAGTGAAGAAGGAGCTCAAATGA